In Carassius gibelio isolate Cgi1373 ecotype wild population from Czech Republic chromosome B19, carGib1.2-hapl.c, whole genome shotgun sequence, one DNA window encodes the following:
- the LOC127978681 gene encoding uncharacterized protein LOC127978681: MIEVEEHVPEELLTLREEVQRLRVANEQLQRGRGASAGTSGNGTTAGGIAPSGDLGSQNFSGPQPRPERFVYIQRERKCPHFSGSKSKSDILIYDWIENMESCMRDRNMSAREKALFLYDHLEGEAKAEIRFRSLAERENPDTILNILKEVYGSSSSFVSLQRKFFDRKQKNGESLKEFSHCLWALIEEIKRAYPNRLTDPDMLVRDQFMEHVRDVSLRRELKSIVRQNPAVAFIALRHEAIRWMEEGERPSEQTRAELHHCGVDLNVEGACHAVGVGKGFEVSVLQEQLNQQQSQINKILLSLSKIESVLNQPTSRPHNPNYQFTPEGQPICLRCRKPGHVLRQCRQGPRQRTASLPNVQPEENPAVTGQSG; this comes from the exons ATGATTGAGGTGGAGGAACATGTACCTGAGGAACTCTTGACTCTTCGGGAAGAAGTGCAGAGATTACGAGTGGCTAATGAACAACTTCAGAGAGGAAGAGGTGCCAGCGCAGGTACCTCTGGTAATGGCACTACTGCTGGTGGGATAGCCCCCAGTGGCGATTTGGGCTCACAAAATTTTTCTGGTCCACAACCTAGACCAGAACGTTTTGTTTATattcaaagagagagaaagtgccCCCACTTCTCCGGCTCGAAATCTAAATCTGATATATTGATTTATGATTGGATAGAAAATATGGAGTCATGCATGAGGGATAGGAATATGAGCGCTAGGGAGAAGGCCCTCTTCCTTTATGATCATTTGGAAGGAGAAGCAAAAGCTGAAATCAGATTCCGCTCTTTAGCGGAGCGGGAAAATCCGGATACaatcttaaacattttaaaagaagtttATGGTTCCTCCTCCTCCTTTGTCAGCCTGCAAAGAAAATTCtttgacagaaaacagaaaaatggGGAGTCTCTAAAAGAATTTTCTCACTGTTTGTGGGCTCTAATTGAAGAAATCAAACGTGCTTACCCTAATAGGTTGACAGACCCAGATATGTTAGTCAGAGATCAGTTCATGGAGCATGTACGTGATGTTTCCTTAAGACGAGAGCTAAAGAGCATTGTGCGTCAAAATCCGGCTGTTGCTTTTATAGCACTACGGCATGAAGCAATTAGATGGATGGAAGAGGGTGAGCGCCCATCTGAACAAACTCGAGCTGAGCTTCACCACTGTGGGGTGGATCTAAATGTTGAAGGGGCTTGTCATGCAGTGGGGGTGGGAAAAGGGTTTGAAGTTTCTGTCTTGCAGGAACAGCTTAACCAACAGCAGTCACAGATTAATAAAATACTACTGAGTCTGTCTAAGATAGAATCTGTGTTAAACCAGCCTACTTCTCGTCCTCATAACCCCAATTACCAGTTTACCCCAGAAGGCCAACCCATCTGTCTCCGATGTCGTAAGCCTGGGCATGTCCTCCGTCAGTGTCGACAGGGACCGAGGCAGCGAACAGCCAGTTTACCCAATGTCCAGCCCGAGGAAAATCCTGCAGTTACAGGACAGTCAG gGTAA